One window of the Doryrhamphus excisus isolate RoL2022-K1 chromosome 10, RoL_Dexc_1.0, whole genome shotgun sequence genome contains the following:
- the LOC131136735 gene encoding twist-related protein 2-like: protein MREEQQTSSDPPSGEENTGKPPSNACPVLVATPGLGRRKRSTGKPPADDSTTPTIDPVDEVYIYAPKKIKSSPQHQLCSSGPCISPVPGPSPGDLTSLEDPHGQRVIANIRERQRTQSLNEAFASLRKIIPTLPSDKLSKIQTLKLASRYIDFLYQVLQSDEMDSKLSGCNYLAHDRLSYAFSVWRMEGTWSTMSAGH, encoded by the coding sequence ATGAGAGAGGAGCAACAGACTAGTAGTGATCCTCCATCGGGAGAGGAGAACACAGGAAAACCACCTTCCAATGCCTGCCCGGTCCTTGTAGCAACACCTGGACTCGGCAGACGGAAACGAAGCACCGGAAAACCTCCGGCAGACGACTCTACCACTCCAACAATCGACCCTGTAGATGAGGTCTACATTTACGCtcccaaaaaaatcaaaagcagCCCTCAGCATCAGCTTTGTTCTTCAGGACCGTGCATTTCCCCAGTTCCAGGTCCGAGTCCTGGCGATTTGACGTCTCTGGAGGACCCTCACGGCCAAAGAGTGATCGCCAACATCCGCGAACGGCAGAGAACGCAATCCCTCAATGAGGCCTTCGCGTCCTTGAGGAAAATTATCCCCACGCTCCCATCGGACAAGCTCAGCAAGATCCAGACCTTGAAGCTAGCGTCACGCTACATTGACTTCCTGTACCAGGTCCTACAGAGTGACGAGATGGACTCCAAGCTGAGCGGGTGTAACTACCTTGCCCATGATAGGCTGAGTTacgccttctctgtgtggaggatGGAAGGAACCTGGTCCACCATGTCTGCTGGACATTAG